In Scyliorhinus torazame isolate Kashiwa2021f chromosome 18, sScyTor2.1, whole genome shotgun sequence, the following are encoded in one genomic region:
- the rpl36 gene encoding large ribosomal subunit protein eL36 isoform X3 produces MAIRYPMAVGLRKGHPVTKNETAPRQCRRRGRLTKHTKFVRDLIREVCGFAPYERRAMELLKVSKDKRALKFIKKRVGTHIRAKRKREELSNVLAAMRKAAAKKD; encoded by the exons ATGGCGATCAGGTATCCGATGGCAGTTGGCCTGCGCAAAGGTCACCCCGTAACCAAGAATGAGACCGCCCCAAGGCAGTGCCGTAGAAGAGGG CGCCTAACCAAGCACACCAAGTTTGTCAGAGATCTGATCCGTGAGGTCTGTGGTTTTGCTCCCTATGAAAGGCGTGCAATGGAATTGCTGAAGGTCTCTAAAGACAAGCGTGCACTCAAATTCATCAAAAAGCGA GTTGGCACTCACATCCGTGCAAAGAGGAAGAGGGAAGAACTCAGCAATGTGCTGGCAGCAATGAGAAAGGCAGCTGCGAAGAAAGATTAA
- the rpl36 gene encoding large ribosomal subunit protein eL36 isoform X2 gives MLEMAIRYPMAVGLRKGHPVTKNETAPRQCRRRGRLTKHTKFVRDLIREVCGFAPYERRAMELLKVSKDKRALKFIKKRVGTHIRAKRKREELSNVLAAMRKAAAKKD, from the exons AAATGGCGATCAGGTATCCGATGGCAGTTGGCCTGCGCAAAGGTCACCCCGTAACCAAGAATGAGACCGCCCCAAGGCAGTGCCGTAGAAGAGGG CGCCTAACCAAGCACACCAAGTTTGTCAGAGATCTGATCCGTGAGGTCTGTGGTTTTGCTCCCTATGAAAGGCGTGCAATGGAATTGCTGAAGGTCTCTAAAGACAAGCGTGCACTCAAATTCATCAAAAAGCGA GTTGGCACTCACATCCGTGCAAAGAGGAAGAGGGAAGAACTCAGCAATGTGCTGGCAGCAATGAGAAAGGCAGCTGCGAAGAAAGATTAA
- the rpl36 gene encoding large ribosomal subunit protein eL36 isoform X1, which produces MTSSPTRSVLEMAIRYPMAVGLRKGHPVTKNETAPRQCRRRGRLTKHTKFVRDLIREVCGFAPYERRAMELLKVSKDKRALKFIKKRVGTHIRAKRKREELSNVLAAMRKAAAKKD; this is translated from the exons AAATGGCGATCAGGTATCCGATGGCAGTTGGCCTGCGCAAAGGTCACCCCGTAACCAAGAATGAGACCGCCCCAAGGCAGTGCCGTAGAAGAGGG CGCCTAACCAAGCACACCAAGTTTGTCAGAGATCTGATCCGTGAGGTCTGTGGTTTTGCTCCCTATGAAAGGCGTGCAATGGAATTGCTGAAGGTCTCTAAAGACAAGCGTGCACTCAAATTCATCAAAAAGCGA GTTGGCACTCACATCCGTGCAAAGAGGAAGAGGGAAGAACTCAGCAATGTGCTGGCAGCAATGAGAAAGGCAGCTGCGAAGAAAGATTAA